Genomic DNA from Nonomuraea rubra:
TTCCACGGACGGCCGAAGCTGTCGTAGGTGACGACGACCGCCTCGCCCCCGGCCTCCTTCCTGGTCTGCAGGCCGGTCGCCGGATCGTAGACGTAGCTCATCTCTGGGAAAGCCTTGCCGCCTGCGGTTTCAGGGATGACTTCGATCTTCGCCTTGGTCAAACGTCCGGCGGCGTCGAATTCGCTCGTCGTCGTGCGGGTCACGTCCTGTACCGTCTCGGTCTTGACTGTGGCCGCGCCATAGAGGTTGTATCCGGTGATGTGCTCGACGGTGAGGGGCTTGCCCGTCGTCGGCTGGGCGACTGGTGTGACCTGGCACGTCCAGCCCGCCCAAGCGGGGCGGTTTCCGCACGCGGCCAATTCCGGATGCGGTCCGGCGGTGTAGCTGTATATGGCGGTGCTGCCGGCGTCACGGCCGGACGAGGCAGGTTGTCTCCGTTCGGTCTCGCGCCCTGCCGCGTCGTAGCGAATCCGGTTCACGATGTCGTCCCCATCCGGGTTGACGGTGATCGTGGTTGTGGGCTTGCGGAGGGTCCATCCGGACGCATCGCCGGAGACGATCGGGTCGTACTCGAACTTCTTGGTGCTGACGTCGCCGGCTGCTGGAGCCGCCGTGCCGTCGAGCACTACGGGTTCGGTCTTCGACGTGGTCACCAGATGGTAGTCGAGGTCGGAGAAGGGTTTGCCCTGGTCGTACTCATGAGTCGTGCGCTGTCTGGCGGTGACCAGTTGGTCATTCCCGAGTGCGATGGTTTGCGCGGGGCCCTCGCTCGCCACGAGGTTGCCTGCAGCGTCGTACTGCGAGATCGTCGCCAGCAGGTTCGCTCGCTCCGCCGAATCAGCTCGGCTCGCTGTATAGGGGTCGGTCTCAGCCGTTGGCGTCAGCGCCTGCGCTCGGTTCGCACGGGTGAGCTGCCAGATGACATTGTCCTTGTCGTCGTAGCGCCTTGCGTCGACCTGCCACTCTCCAGCACCGAACGCAGCCGTGTTCACGCCTCGTCCGTTGTCGTCCATGTAGGTGAGGGATCCGTGCTGCCAGTCGGCGGCCTGCGGATGGTAGGCGCCGTCCGCGCCCCGCGCGGGGACGTGGGAAGGCGGGAAGACGGCGGTCCCGACGACGGGTAGGTCGTTCCCCTGTCCCCACTTCGAGGTCTGGGCGAGCGTCAGGTCGTTGGGTGCGCTGGCCCCACCGATGGGAATGTCATAAGCCATCGACCAGGTGGGGTCGATCTCACCGTTCTCACGCTGCACATGGGCCAGTCGGCCCGCGGTGTCGTACTCGAACCGCCACGGAGCCAAACCCGGCGGGGTGACCTGTGAGACACGACCTTCACCGGTGTAGTAGTACACGGTGGACAGATTCGTGCGGGGATCCGTCGTCTGGCGCAAATGCCCTGTCGAGTCGTACAGGTATGTGGCCAGCACAGTGGTCTTCATCGCGCCGGTTTCCGGATCGAACGCCACCAGGGAAACGCTCTTGACTTGGTCTTTATAGCTACCCCAGCCAGACGCGATGCCCGTCGCCGTAGTCTCCGTGGCATACGACAGTTCCAACGCACGACAGCCCGGCTGCATCGTCTCGCATGAAATTCCATCCGCTGTTGGCGTAAGAAGGCGGACCACCCGGCCCTGATAGTCGCGGAAGTAATACACCGTCGATTCAGCAGAGGGTCCTTCGACGCGCGCCACCACCCAGCGATCTTGGAGTCGCGTATAGATGGTTTTGGAGCCATTGCGTTCGGTGACAGTGAGCTGCTCGTTGTTCAGATTCACCAGGATGCGGGATCCGTCCGCAGCCGGACCGATGCCGGTAAACGCATCTCCGTCGCGGACGTAGCTCATCCTCGAACCATCCGCCTCAACAAGGTCGATGGACCCGGTGGAGCCGTCACCAATCGGTTGGAAGTCAGCGACGGATGAGGGCGCAGAGGGAAAACCCGCGAGCCAGTCGGGGCCGAAGATCCGCTGATCCACGCCACCGTCGAAGTCATCGTCGTCGGTGGAATCGGTGATGAGCGATGTTGTCGTGCGCTTGACCGCAACTTCAAAGGCTTCTGCGTCGGCAACCGTCAGATTGAAGTCACCAGTCTGAAGCGACACGGTCCCGGGACCGACGTCGATAGTAGCGCCATTGAACCCGGATCGGGCGAGTTCAACGGTGATCGGGTTGGTGCATTCTTGCGTCTGGCTGCCGCCTTCATAGCAGGCGCGGATCTCCCAGCGACCGTCGACATACCGAGTGCCACTCTCCTGGATGGTCTTCAACATGTTCCATGAAAGCTCGGCAAAGTTGGTGGTAGTGTCCGTTCGGACTTGTGGCCATGCCGAGATCGAGGTCTGGCCGCCCGGCACGAATACGTCACTTGGCGGGATGTCGATGAAACCGCTGCGGAGACGGTCGTAGTACTGGTAAGTGATCTTGGTACGTTCGGCCGGGGCAGCCGCCGACAACGTCACCCACTTCTGGATAGACGCGTCGGGTTTCGGGCTGACAATGCCGCCAGGGACAACACCAAAGCTGTAGGTGACGACGGTGGAGCTGTTGTGGGCCTTGTCGCGGCTCTTGGCGTAGAGCGTGTGCCAGCCCTGCGCCATCTTGCCCAGCTTGAGATGGTAGTTGGTGTTTCCGGCGGTCAGCTCGGCAAACGTCGGCGCGGAAGGATCATCCAGCCCCCACCAGAAGCCCTTCGCATCGCCTGCACCGGACAGTGTGCACACATAGTCGCTAGTGCCGAAGAAGGCCCAGCCGCCTTCCTGAATTGGGCAGTCGATCGTCGGCGGCTGCGGTGCGGTGGCGTCTACCGCCAGGAGTTGCCAGGCCGACCAGGCCGAGTAGTCGCTGCCGTCGAAAGCGCGGGCTCGCCAGCGGTACTTGCCGCCGTCGATCAGCTTGTCAGCTGCGACGGCGAGTTTGGCTTCGGTCCCGGTTGAAACGTTGTTGACCGCGCCGGTCCACACTTGGCCGGTACCCTGCCCAGCGGCGGCCGGGTCGTGCTCGACCTCGAACTCGGCGCGCAGGAGGCCGCCGTCGGGGTCCTTAGTGAAGGCGTGCAGGGTTGGGGTGGTGGTGTTGGCGTAGACCATGCCGTCGCCGCTGGTGGCCACCGGCGCGGCACGCAGGTTCTCCAACGACGGGGTGGCGCCATAGGTGACGATCAGCGTGGGTGCGGTGAACGAGCGCTCGTACGGCTGCTCATACATCACCGGGTGCTCGGTGACCAGGCGCAGCATCACCCCGTGCCCGGCGGCGCCATCGGCCCAGGCCTTGGCGATATCGGTTATCGGCCAGGTCCAAGCGCCCTCGGGAGGGCTGCTGGTGCACTGACCGGGCTGCTGGGCCAGTTGCTCACCGGCGTTGGTGGTGGCCGGCTGGTTAGCCCAATACGTGCTCGACGGAGTCCAGGCGGCGGTGATCCGCTGGGCCTTGATATTCTGCCCGGCCACACAGCCGTACGAATTAGAGCTGGTCAGCTGCAGTTTGGCGTCAGTCACCGTCTTGCCGACCAGGGTGCTGGTGTCGAACTTCAACAGCGCGCGGGTGAATTCCCGCTTGTTGTTTGTCGGATTGTCAAAGGTGCCAACTCGGATACCCGACAGGGAACTGGTGGAAGAGTACGGTCCCAGGATCGTCCGCCTCGCGGTGGAGGTGAGCTCGATCGTCGGGTCCACCGTAACCGGGAACGTCGTGCTGGGGTCAGCCAGGAAGCCCGCGTCCGGCCGCAGCACCAGTACCTGACGGTCGCCCTCAGTGACCACCTCGGTGTCGATCGCGCCGGTCGCCGCCGAGGCCGTGGAACTTCCTGCCGCTTGGCGGGCCTGCGAGGCAGCTGAGGTCCCGTACATCACAGGCTCGGGTGCCGAGGCGATGAGCTTGCCCTTGGCATCGCTCACCGTCAGGTCACCGTGCTCGTCCTCACCGAAGGTCAAGCCTTTTGCCTGGATAGGAAGCTTGAACTTCACCGGGCCGGATGGACGCTCGCGCAGCACCACATCGTGCCGGAAACCTGTGGCCAACGCGGTGACCACCAGGTCCGCTCCGCGCACGCCCCCGACGTCAGCGTAGATGACCTTGTTGCCCTCGATGCGGGGCTTGGGCAGCGGGCTCGGCCAGGACAGGGCGAAGAAATTCCCATCCGAGCGGGTCAACTTCGCAAACGGCCCCTCGCCTCCGGCGGAAAACTCCAGCGCCATCTGCGCGGTGACCGCCTTCGGCCTGATCACACCGTCCTGTTCGACTACGGAGGTGTCGATCGGGACCCACCGCCCGGCCTGCTGGGTGCGTACCGGCTCACCGCTGGTTTCCACGGTTGTGGTGCCGTCCGGATTAGCGTAGGTAAGCGTCGACTCGGTGGTCTCGCCGGTCACCAGAACGCGGCTGCTCTGCAGGCGCGCGGTCAAAGCCGCGGAGACACGGTCAGGACGCTCGGCCACGGGTTGCGGCTTGGTCGTCGGACTCGGTGCCGGGGCCTCGGATAACGGGGCGACAGCTTCGGCCGCAGGAGGGATGGCCACGAGCAGCGCTGTCACCAAACCTGTGGTGAAGGCTGTTCGATATCCTGCCCGCCCGTTTTTGGGCATGGCAAGGCGAACCTTACGGGGGGTGTGCACCCAACCTCCAGGAGTAAAGATCAGAAAAGGCACTCGAATGGTAGACCAGTGACGAATGGCGCGATAGAGGCGGATTAGTTACCAAGGCCCTACAGGGGGCAGCATGTCCCATTCCTTCTGATGGCTACCTTTCGACGTCTGCCCCTGCCGCGCTCATGCGCGAGCTTGTCGGCCTCAGCAGAGTCGAGACTCAGACAGAATCTGGACGGCCAGCACCGTGATGGCGATCCGCCAGCCCGCCTTGCGTCTGCTCACGCTGAAACGCCACCGTCGGCAAGCAATCCGTCATTCATTGAACGCGAACCGTGATCATCGAGCGTCATCGCAGGTGGCGGTTTGCCATGCCGCCCGGCCACCGGGCGGCGCTGCGGCGGTTCGAACAGCTCGGCATTGGTCATCCCCTTGGCCAGGGTCCGGGAATCCTCCGCGCTCTCCGCCGCGCGCCCACGCTAACCGGTGTCGATAGCGAGGAGGGCTCGTGGTGGCGCTGCGTCCCCTATTCCAGTACTACGGCGCCAAGGGTCGCCTCGCCCCGTTTCTCGCCGGGCTGCTGCCGCCGCACGAGGTGCAGGTGTATGTCGAGCCGTTCGCCGGCTCGGCGGCGGTGTTTTTCGCCAAGAAGCCCGCGCAAATCGGAACGATTAACGACGTCAACGGTGACCTCATCGCGTTCATGCGGAGGCTGCGCGACCAGCTCCGCGCGCTGATCCGGGCGATCCACTCACCCTGTACGCCCGCGCCGAGCATCAAGCCGCGCGTTTGGGCGACTCCACCGTGCCGGACACGCCGCTGGTGGATCGCGCTTTGGCATGGCCCCGACCACAACCATCTCGTGGCCGCCTTCGCCTGCCGGACGAGTCCAGGAGATGCATGGCAACGCCATGCACTCCTCGGTGAGGTTCATGCGAGATGCCATGACATTGTCGACTCAATCAGGACATAGACAATGTCATCACCACCTGCAACAATCATCCACAGACTAACCTTGACACGTCATGTAACCATTTCTTACAAGATCAAGTTTCTCAGTGGACTGAAGGTATCTTCGATACTTCTGGGACTCACGGGCGCCATGTTTTCCCAGGTAGTCATCGCTGCCCCGTGTCCAGACTGGGGATCACATGGCTTGGGTCAGCGCGTTAGGCCCCTGCATGGAGCAAGTGGAATACCGATTACAGGAGGGTGCCGGCTGCGGCGTACCTCATGCCGGTGAGCGCGGCAGGGAAGTCCACGACGGGCCGGATGGACAGCTGGGTTACCGGCTGGACGGCGAGTGCAATTTGGTGTGGATCGGTGAAGGTCTGCGAGAGTTCGGCATCGTCCCGGGTACCCCGCTGACAGCCGATCAGCACGGCAAAGCGCGGGCGTTGATGGACGGCAAGGATCCGAACACCGGCAAGCAGCTGATGGCGGCCAAGCATGTGGTGGATCCGCGCGGCAAGCTGCCCGCAGCTCCACTCGGGGCGGCGTTGGAGGAAGCGGCCGCCGCACGTGGCACCACTGTGGGGAATCTGCTGGCGGCCCGTCCGGCGATGGTCAAGCGTGCTGCGCAGATGGCGCGTGGTATCGCCCGGGAGGGCGAGGCGCATCTCGTGCGCATGGACGATCTCGACCGGCTGGCCTTCGCCGCAGGCATCGATCTGGCCGACGTGTATGAGCCGGAGGAGTTGGCGTACGCGCGCAAGTGGCGTGATGCACGGGTCCGTATCGGCAACCGTGGCTATGACCTGACTCTGGACCTGCCCAAGAGCGTCTCGGTGCTGCACGGGCTGGCCGACCCGCGCTTCGCGGCCGAGCTGGAGGCCATCTTCGCCAAGGTGGTCTTCGAGACCGTCGCCGCGGTTGAGCAGTGGGCCGGGTACGGCCAGCGGGGCCACCAAGGCCACGGCCGTCTGGCCGAACAGATGGCCACGTCAGGGCTGATCGGCTGGGTGATGGTGCACCGTACCGCGCGCCCGGTCGGCGCGGCGTCGCCCGATCCGCATCTGCACGTGCACTTCGTCATCGCCAACCTGGTACGCGGGCTGGATGGGAAATGGTCGGCGGTCGCGGCCGGTGGACGGGACCTGTACCGCCATGCGCATGCCGCAGATGCTTATCTCAAGGCCCGCATGCGCCGGGCGCTGATCGAAGACTACGGAATCTCCTGCACTCGAAACCCGGAGACGAGCGCGTGGGAGATCGCGGCTATCCCGGCCGAGGCGCGGACGCTGTTCTCCAAGCGTGACGGTCAGATCAAGCAGGTGCTGGCCAAGCTCGGCATCTCGGTCGGTGAGGCCTCCCGCGCGACGCGCAAGGTGGCTTCGACGCAGAGCCGCCAGCGCAAGACCGACGCCACTGAGGCCGAGCTGCGCGCCGACTGGCACAGCCAGGTCGCGGCAGCCGGCCTGGACGGCTCTGCGCTGGTGGCAGCGTGCCTCGATGGCGCGCGGTTGCCCGTGAGACCCTCTCCGGAGGAGATCGCGGCGTGGATCTGGCGGCCGGAAGGCGGGCTGACCGCGCGTCGCAAGGAGGTCACCCGGGCTGACGTGCTGGCTGCGGTCCTCGATGCTCTCCCAGGTGGCGTGGCGGGCCTGGCCGAAGCCGAAGCGCTCACCGATCAAGTGCTGGCGCTGAGTCCGGCAGTACGCCTGTCCGATGCTGGCGCCCGGCACATGTCCAACGCCGCCCGCTACACGTCCGCCGACATCCTGCAGGCCGAGCAGGCGCTACTGTCCACGGTGCGCCGCCGCTACGGCAGGGGCGTGGCCGCGCTCGACGCCGACACTGTCCGCCTGTCCCTGGACACCTTCCAAGTGGGTCACCACCTGACCTTCACCGACGAGCAGCGCGCCGTGCTGGAACGCATTCTGCGCGCCGGACACGGGGTGGAGGCGGTCATCGGTGTTCCCGGCGCGGGCAAGACGACGCTGATGGCCGCGGCACGCGTTGCGTACGAGAGTCGCGGCGTGGTCGTGCGGGGCGCGGCCACTGCGGCGGTGGCAGCCGCCACGTTGCGTGCGGAATCGGGCATCGGCACCGACACTGTCGCCACCTGGTTGCTGCGCATCCGCAACGGTATGGGGCTGGCCGGGGTGGACGTGCTGGTGGTCGACGAGGCGGCCATGGTCGATGACCGCCAGCTCGCCACGCTGCTCACCGACGCCGAGCGGCACGGTACCAAGGTGGTGCTCCTCGGGGATCCCAAGCAGCTGCGCGCGATCGGCGTGGGCGGCGGGTTCGCCGCCATCCACCGCCAGGTGGACGGGCTGGTGCTGCGGCACAACCGCCGCCAGCGCGATCCTCTGGAACGTCGTGCGCTGGAGCTGTTCCGGGCCGGTCAACACCGTCAGGCCCTGCACACCTGGGCTGCCGGCGGACGCGTATGTGCCGAGGCCGGCGCCGATGACACGATGGCGCGTCTGATCGCCGACTGGGCGGCCACCCGGCAGCCGTACCGGAGCGCCGAAGGACCAGCCGTACATGACGAGCTGGCCGGCCTGCTGGTGCTCGCCGGGACCAACGACGCCGTCAACCGGCTCAACCTGGCCGCCCGAGCGATCCGTCGCGAACTGGGCGAGTTGTCCGGCCCCGAGCGCATCTACCACCTGGCCGGTGGGGCCACCATCGCCTTGGCGGTCGGGGACCACGTACGGGTGCGTAAGAACGACTACCGCGCGCGGCGCGGAGAAGGCCCGGTGGATGTGCTCAACGGCTACCGCGGCTGCGTCACCGCCATCGACCCCCGCCGCGGCGTACAGGTCGAATGGCGCCGGACCGGTGCGGACGGACCCACCCTGTCACGTGAATGGGTGAGCCCTGCCTACATCGCGGCCGGCGGCCTGTCGTACGGCACCGCGATGACCGTGGCCTCCGCCCAGGGCCTGACCAGCCAGTACAGCCTCGTCTACGGGCTGGGCGCGGACGTGCACACCCTTTATACGGGCATGAGCCGCGACCGGCACAACGCCCGCCTGTACCTGCCTCGCGAACTCCTGGAAAGCGAAGCCGACCAGCTCCGCCATGGCCCTGTGCGCGGTCCGGCCGACGAACTACAGCGGGCCCTGGCCGCCTACGCCCTCACCCTCTACGGCGACCGCGCCGACCGCCTCGTGACCCCCGAGCCCGATCCCATCGCTCACACGGTCCGACCGCAAGATGCCGAGCTTGCTCGCGCCCGCGCCGAGTTCCGGGCCGCCGAACGCGAGGCTGATCTCGCCGTTCAGCGTGCCCGGACCCAGCAGTTGCTTCTCGGCTCCCCGTCCGGCCTCGGGCTGGTCAGTGATGCCGAGCTGCAGCAGCGCATGAGTCGGCTCGGTGAACGGCTCACCACGTTGGCAGCCGATGCCGAAGGGATCGAACAGAACGTTCACCGCCTGGCTGTCGAGGGCGGAGGGCGCTACGAAAGCCGCCTGCTCTCCCAGCGAGACACCTTGGAGAAGCAAGTCCGTCAGATCGAGACGGCGGAAACCGCGGCCCTGCGACTCCAGCAGGCCCGCCAAACCGTCACCGAGGCCCATCAGCGCCTGACCGAGCTACGCCGGCGACAGCGTGCCGCCGAGCGCGAGCTGGACAGCCTGCGCCCGTGGCACCGAACTCGCCGCCACGACCTGACAGCCACCCTCGCCGATCTCCACGCCGCCCACGAGCGCATCACTCATGCATTGACGTCACTCCGCGCCCAAGGCCCGGCGCTGGACGAGGCAGCCCGCCAGACCGCCGCACAGGCCCCGCCCGCCGGCACCTGGCTACAGGTACGACGCCGCCACGCTGAGCTGACACGCGCCCTTGACACGGAACTACACGTCGCAAGACAACGCGACGTCTCTCTTGCCGAGATGCGCGCCCGTGAACACCGGCAAGCCCACACCGCCGCCCAGCGCGAACTCACCGCCATCCAAAACGAGATCATGCGCCGATTCGATCTCCCTCCCGACCAGCGCGACCTCGAACAGCTGATCCGAGCCGAACACACGGACGTCCGGGAAAGAACAGACCAGCGCATCCCGAACGGCACGGATCGGCGACCTCCTGGGCAGGCATACCAGCCGCCCCGCCACCACTCCAGCAACGAACCCACTCACAGACGTGGCCTGAGCAGGTAGAGAGAGAAGAAGCCGACTCGGCCCGGTGCCACCTCGGCCCTCCTCGCAGCCCGATTATGACCGTCGCTCGCCGCGCCTCCAGGTAGTCGGCCCTCGCTGCGCTCGGTCCGCTCCACCTGGACCCGCGGCTTCTCGACGGCCGTGGGCAACTGCCGAGGAGGACCGTAGGTGAAGTACGAGAGCGGCACCCAAGTTGATCTTTAGCGCCGATGAAAGTAGTCAACGGCCTTCGAGGTCCTTCACCCGGGCCTCCAGCATTTTCATGCGCTCGGTCAGCTGTCGCACATCGCTGATGAGCTGCTGCAGATCGGGAGAGGGATCAGGCTGATCGGGAGTCTTGACCACATATGTGCCGCGGGTCGATTGGGTGCTGATCACGCCTTCGCGCGCAAGTTCGTCCAACGCCCGGCGGATGGTCTCCACAGCGACGCTGTAGCGCTGGGCAAGTTGCCGCCGCGCGGGCAGTCGCTCGCCCACTTCGAGGCGGCCTGCTGCTACCTCTTGTCGCAGGTCATCCGCGATCTGGAGGTAGACAGGTCGAGGATTGCTGAAGTCAGGCACCGGCACGACACCAAGGCTAGGTGTTCTGGGTGTACCAGGAAAGAGGTGTTGAGCTAGATCTAGACTGAACTAGTACAGTGGTGGTTAGCTAGTTTTCGTCCGCTCAGATCCGGGAGGTGGTGTCGTCTTACGCCTGCTGCATGCCGCGAGTTGCCGCCCAGGTTTGGCGAGACGGATCCATTACCGTCCAAGGCGGTCTGAATCCGGAAAAGAATGTGCTGACGTGCGGAAAGTCGCGGCCGAGGCAAGCTTTGTCACGGTCCCGCGAAGGTCTTGCAGAGCGCTGGAGTAGTAGCCTCAAATCCTTGACAGGCCAGTCAACATTCCGTAAAGCGTCGTTGTTTCCTATAGTTGGTACACCTGGTCTTGATGTGACCCAAATAACAGGCGGGGGGACGTTGGAAGCGATCGAGGCCGGAGACGCGGGGAGACGCGATCTCGGGCACGCACCTGGTCGACGGACGCGAGGTCCATGATGTCGACCTTGTTCTAATCCATTGACAGGGGAGAGCCCGGCGCCGCAAAGCTTGCAGGCGCTGAGGCGCCGGGCCTCCCGCCAGACCCACTCGAAGGGAGTCGGTCGTGTTCAGCATGCCATCGGACGCAAGCGCAGACACCTTGGGGGTGCCTTGGCCGCTTGTGCATCGGCTGCTGACTCTGATCACCACTCTGACGGCCAGAGCGCAACTTGACAAGTTCTTCGCGACTGGAGTCAGGGAGTGACAGAGACGGTTCGGCTGTCAACAGACGGCCCTCATGACGACGAATACACGTGCGAACCGCCACGGCCTTGTCCGAGGCGGTTCGCGTACTCAACCATGCCACGCTCTCTCACGCTGGCGTCTCCTCTCCGGCCACGGTCAACGACGTGCTCGGCAAGGTCAGCGTTGCCGCTGCTCGGCTGGACCAACTGCTAAGGCAGCTCGGTGAGGCGTTGAAGCGCATGCAGGCATCAGGACAACTGAGCGACGACTGTGGAGACCCTGCTGGGAGTCTTGACAAGGCTTTGTCAGAACTGACTCTGACTCAGGAGATGGCACGCGATCTTGCGATGCACCTCGACTGCGCTTTCAACACCACCGCCACCCTGCACCTCACAGGGGCCGGTGAGAGTTAGCGGTCGCTTCCGGGCTTCCGGAACCGGCTGGACGCTTCGTCTGCAGCGACAGGTCAACGACGGCCTCCCGAGCCTGCAGTAGCAATCCGACGTTCGGATCTTGCTCCGAACCATCCAGATGAACACAAGAGACGAGAGATGAGTCACGAAGCAGTTAAGTGGGCGCACAACCTTGCGCCCATTCCGATGGATTCCAACGGTAAGCCCAACGCCTCGTGCGCCGCTGTCTTGGTCGGGCTGGCCATTCATGCCGGCCCCGACGGGAAGGGCGCATTCCCCAGCACCAGGACGCTCGTGCGCTATACCCGCCGGTGCGAGCGCACCGTACGTACGGCACTCGACCGCCTGGAGGCCGACCAGATCATCCGAAAAGGTGACCCGGCCATCGTGGCCGCCCACATCAAGCGGGGTGATCGGCGCCCGCAAGTCTGGGACCTTGCGATGGAGCGCGTGCGTACCGATCTGGATGCTGAAGACCTCAAGGCCCTGGAGGCCATGTTCCCCGGTGTCACCGCTCGCGTTGAGGCGGCGAAGGCCGCCGCCGGTGAAGCACCTGTGGATAACGCCGACGCACAGGCTGTGGACAACCAGGAAGGCGGGGCGCAGCTTTCGCACCCCGTCGCCTCCACGGGGTGCAGCCGACGTGGCGACGAGGTGCAACCGGTGCAGCTACGGGGTGCAGCCGCTGCACCGGAACTCTCCACTGAACCAAGCAATGAACCACCACCACCCGCACGGGCCGGCATCGACGCCGGGACACCTGTGGACAACCAAGGGGCGGGCGGTGCGGATCTCGGCAGCCATCAGCAAGCCACCGCCACGCCGGTCGAGTTGTTCTTGGCCAAGCTCGGCCCCGACTGGCCGCTGTCCAAGGGACAGCTTCGCCGCCTCGTCCCCGTCGTCACCAGGGCAATCGCAGCCGGCTGGGATCCCACCGTTCTCGCCGAGTACGTACGGGCCAACACCACTGGAGTGCGCAGCCCGTACGCCGTGCTGACATCTCGCCTGGGGGACCTCCCTGATCCGCCGCGTAGGTCCCGCCGGACATATCCGGATGAGCGAACTGTGGCCGAGGCGACCACGAGTGCGGTGTGCATCCACGGCGACCCACGGCCCCGTGCGTGCGCTCTGTGCCGCCGTGGCATCGCTCTGGAGGAAACCGCATGAGGATGCACAAAGCTGCTCTTCCAGAGCACCCAGTGGTTCCAAGCGACCCCGACGCCAATACCGCCAAGCACGTCGCCGGGGCCGCACTCCTGCCGTCAGCAACGAACGTATAGGAGCACCCCCATCATGAAGGCATCCACCCGCCGTACCCAACCGACTCCCCATGTTGTGTTGCCG
This window encodes:
- a CDS encoding GntR family transcriptional regulator — its product is MPVPDFSNPRPVYLQIADDLRQEVAAGRLEVGERLPARRQLAQRYSVAVETIRRALDELAREGVISTQSTRGTYVVKTPDQPDPSPDLQQLISDVRQLTERMKMLEARVKDLEGR
- the mobF gene encoding MobF family relaxase yields the protein MEQVEYRLQEGAGCGVPHAGERGREVHDGPDGQLGYRLDGECNLVWIGEGLREFGIVPGTPLTADQHGKARALMDGKDPNTGKQLMAAKHVVDPRGKLPAAPLGAALEEAAAARGTTVGNLLAARPAMVKRAAQMARGIAREGEAHLVRMDDLDRLAFAAGIDLADVYEPEELAYARKWRDARVRIGNRGYDLTLDLPKSVSVLHGLADPRFAAELEAIFAKVVFETVAAVEQWAGYGQRGHQGHGRLAEQMATSGLIGWVMVHRTARPVGAASPDPHLHVHFVIANLVRGLDGKWSAVAAGGRDLYRHAHAADAYLKARMRRALIEDYGISCTRNPETSAWEIAAIPAEARTLFSKRDGQIKQVLAKLGISVGEASRATRKVASTQSRQRKTDATEAELRADWHSQVAAAGLDGSALVAACLDGARLPVRPSPEEIAAWIWRPEGGLTARRKEVTRADVLAAVLDALPGGVAGLAEAEALTDQVLALSPAVRLSDAGARHMSNAARYTSADILQAEQALLSTVRRRYGRGVAALDADTVRLSLDTFQVGHHLTFTDEQRAVLERILRAGHGVEAVIGVPGAGKTTLMAAARVAYESRGVVVRGAATAAVAAATLRAESGIGTDTVATWLLRIRNGMGLAGVDVLVVDEAAMVDDRQLATLLTDAERHGTKVVLLGDPKQLRAIGVGGGFAAIHRQVDGLVLRHNRRQRDPLERRALELFRAGQHRQALHTWAAGGRVCAEAGADDTMARLIADWAATRQPYRSAEGPAVHDELAGLLVLAGTNDAVNRLNLAARAIRRELGELSGPERIYHLAGGATIALAVGDHVRVRKNDYRARRGEGPVDVLNGYRGCVTAIDPRRGVQVEWRRTGADGPTLSREWVSPAYIAAGGLSYGTAMTVASAQGLTSQYSLVYGLGADVHTLYTGMSRDRHNARLYLPRELLESEADQLRHGPVRGPADELQRALAAYALTLYGDRADRLVTPEPDPIAHTVRPQDAELARARAEFRAAEREADLAVQRARTQQLLLGSPSGLGLVSDAELQQRMSRLGERLTTLAADAEGIEQNVHRLAVEGGGRYESRLLSQRDTLEKQVRQIETAETAALRLQQARQTVTEAHQRLTELRRRQRAAERELDSLRPWHRTRRHDLTATLADLHAAHERITHALTSLRAQGPALDEAARQTAAQAPPAGTWLQVRRRHAELTRALDTELHVARQRDVSLAEMRAREHRQAHTAAQRELTAIQNEIMRRFDLPPDQRDLEQLIRAEHTDVRERTDQRIPNGTDRRPPGQAYQPPRHHSSNEPTHRRGLSR
- a CDS encoding helix-turn-helix domain-containing protein, whose translation is MSHEAVKWAHNLAPIPMDSNGKPNASCAAVLVGLAIHAGPDGKGAFPSTRTLVRYTRRCERTVRTALDRLEADQIIRKGDPAIVAAHIKRGDRRPQVWDLAMERVRTDLDAEDLKALEAMFPGVTARVEAAKAAAGEAPVDNADAQAVDNQEGGAQLSHPVASTGCSRRGDEVQPVQLRGAAAAPELSTEPSNEPPPPARAGIDAGTPVDNQGAGGADLGSHQQATATPVELFLAKLGPDWPLSKGQLRRLVPVVTRAIAAGWDPTVLAEYVRANTTGVRSPYAVLTSRLGDLPDPPRRSRRTYPDERTVAEATTSAVCIHGDPRPRACALCRRGIALEETA